Proteins co-encoded in one Blastocatellia bacterium genomic window:
- a CDS encoding ComF family protein, which yields MNYGMLRLLADALVSLVFPRACALCGRLVDGLSEGVTCSACWRGSPDVIGYGRCGRCHAPLIINPPTTGTERCRQCEGMTLDLLRFVGPYEGALRTNVLRLKTQRHVCRRLREKIEEGVRGEPVFYRADVVVPVPLHPQRQRERGYNQAEVIARIVARALALPLATDLLQRIKNTVPHRAGMDVTQRAESLSRAFVVISRGEIEDKVVLLVDDICTTGATLNECARVLKEAGARAVYGFAVARALPSHFTASLRDGGQTVPERPRAVCK from the coding sequence GTGAATTATGGGATGCTGCGTCTGCTGGCAGATGCGCTGGTGAGTTTAGTTTTTCCCCGGGCATGTGCTCTCTGCGGCCGCCTGGTGGACGGGCTGAGCGAGGGCGTCACCTGCTCCGCCTGCTGGCGGGGGAGTCCCGATGTCATCGGTTACGGTCGCTGCGGTCGTTGCCACGCCCCGCTGATCATCAACCCGCCGACTACCGGAACGGAGCGCTGCCGCCAGTGCGAAGGGATGACCCTGGACCTTCTCCGTTTCGTCGGGCCGTATGAAGGAGCGTTGCGGACGAATGTGCTTCGCCTGAAGACACAGCGCCATGTCTGTCGGCGCCTGCGGGAAAAGATCGAAGAGGGTGTGCGAGGAGAACCCGTCTTTTATCGCGCCGATGTCGTCGTCCCCGTACCGCTTCATCCCCAGCGGCAGCGGGAACGCGGATACAATCAGGCCGAAGTGATCGCCCGAATCGTCGCCCGCGCTCTCGCCCTCCCGCTCGCGACCGATCTCCTCCAGCGCATCAAAAACACCGTTCCCCATCGAGCGGGAATGGATGTGACCCAGCGAGCGGAAAGCCTCTCGCGGGCCTTCGTCGTGATCAGCCGCGGAGAGATCGAAGATAAAGTCGTCCTGCTGGTGGACGATATCTGTACAACGGGCGCGACGCTCAACGAATGTGCGCGGGTGCTGAAGGAGGCCGGAGCGCGAGCCGTCTATGGATTCGCTGTTGCTCGCGCCCTCCCTTCACATTTTACCGCCAGCCTGCGCGATGGAGGCCAGACGGTCCCGGAACGGCCTCGAGCAGTTTGCAAATGA